The following coding sequences lie in one Eremothecium sinecaudum strain ATCC 58844 chromosome IV, complete sequence genomic window:
- the TFB6 gene encoding TFIIH complex subunit TFB6 (Syntenic homolog of Ashbya gossypii ADR380W; Syntenic homolog of Saccharomyces cerevisiae YOR352W): MSDTVSTPHTPLHPEADEEVDIDHIKELSDEEMLDLELNPDLEEDEKCLNDETKVANGKKGEKRYLDDAIEGFYDDSDYFEPRIDLQSPFNSADKLSGIQYNDSIHPRRLSASQQSKFICFCDAKLMNIQRKVVQNRGLNTSAGYANLLDLTLDLKRLVDFIWFSIDGCANTEVLFMEKPEHTKKDYTGTQSTNFGQTHYLIRIADDFLDYLDKFSLEELDSNTRSSILSRVFKFLMIMDKIFARIIDGRVPGQVKLSVTDRVRVMGIAERTRYIIPNILETQNISGYHYELSKIYDETLDRCG; encoded by the coding sequence ATGTCAGATACTGTCTCGACTCCACATACGCCGCTACACCCCGAAGCcgatgaagaagttgataTAGATCATATAAAGGAACTCTCTGATGAGGAAATGTTGGACTTAGAGCTAAATCCAGAccttgaagaagatgaaaaaTGCCTGAATGACGAAACGAAAGTAGCTAATGGCAAGAAGGGTGAAAAGAGATACCTTGATGATGCTATTGAAGGATTTTATGATGATAGCGACTATTTTGAACCTCGTATTGATTTGCAATCACCGTTTAATTCTGCTGATAAACTGTCTGGTATTCAATACAATGATAGTATTCATCCACGTAGGCTTTCTGCATCCCAGCAGTCAAAGTTTATTTGTTTCTGTGATGCAAAGCTCATGAATATACAGAGAAAAGTTGTACAGAATCGAGGGCTAAATACAAGTGCAGGTTATGCTAACCTATTGGATTTAACGCTAGACCTAAAAAGATTGGTTGATTTTATATGGTTTTCCATAGATGGCTGCGCTAATACCGAAGTTCTTTTCATGGAGAAACCAGAACATACAAAGAAGGACTATACAGGGACTCAAAGTACGAATTTTGGACAAACGCACTATTTAATTCGGATCGCGGACGACTTCCTTGATTATTTGGATAAGTTCTCACTAGAGGAACTGGATAGCAACACTAGGTCGTCGATTTTATCAAGGGtttttaagtttttaaTGATCATGGACAAGATATTTGCACGTATTATCGACGGTAGGGTACCGGGGCAAGTTAAGCTATCTGTTACAGATAGAGTAAGGGTTATGGGTATTGCAGAGCGAACGAGATATATAATACCAAATATATTGGAAACTCAGAATATAAGCGGGTATCATTACGAACTGAGTAAAATTTACGATGAGACACTTGATAGATGTGGGTAA
- the SOG2 gene encoding Sog2p (Syntenic homolog of Ashbya gossypii ADR381C; Syntenic homolog of Saccharomyces cerevisiae YOR353C (SOG2)) has protein sequence MDPHTDQNANSSLSAMNSLTHRLTYLISTELSQKESPTIKLIDLNISTLPEEAVELLASVERLSLQKNLLTTLPTSFRTLSKLRYLDLHGNKFTTIPSVLLQCPNLEIVDLSSNEISTLLPDYCQLWCNNVKVLSLKNNKVRSLRDLYPIVSQLKALTILEIDGNEIPQEELDCVTAHVPMNNYPPDEYWLLALQKYFQDFPHFGGHNGTKIPRSAKRMGFINAEESPSAAVQPSPAHDLELMTHSKYNDYFKRLSVLPEEIPNSQQADGSSEARVSHEDLVVGCRKLLFAFTECLQNVRKITSLCADKSVAVNMVSLLYTVRSHIDNLVEVLEQAEDPADSLIHDQLLVNLSTGIISVFKQVIGLLRKNFNSFFRANDICFSRMFYMTLLCSYTEIFNVWNLVVPETVRRKKPTVNARQRSFSVQALHNYKHLPTRQRSNTLQRATNLTQSSSNMPTQAPLISQLPLNSPPNSKNATPSIPSTGVTSSLAGTTNMDSRSDSSPRALRTDSQVHLQASKRNIESQGNDSPNQSNTALDNNIDAQLYHTLRTVVGMVNVVYSQLTQAIQLSAIASTTDEQHGITPAIAAKVKELTETCFQSMELSKGLKARLALITSSDVEQYNTTAEKLTTWECINAFLKSIIAILANTKVIMKDLPILNEVRPNLASLAKITKDVTVILDMSSYKIVSSAQPQQPQTQSTQPPQQHQFQQSQNNEEVSDSHNSSNPYTIITPLSTPSLVTNHTSNPFDQL, from the coding sequence ATGGATCCCCATACTGATCAAAATGCAAACTCATCTTTGAGTGCTATGAATTCACTAACTCATAGACTTACTTATTTGATATCGACTGAACTTTCACAAAAGGAGTCTCCGACAATAAAACTCATCGATCTAAATATATCGACATTACCAGAGGAAGCTGTTGAGCTATTGGCATCTGTAGAGCGATTATCTCTTCAAAAGAACCTTTTAACCACATTGCCTACAAGTTTTAGGACACTATCGAAGCTGCGTTACCTTGACTTGCATGGAAACAAATTCACAACGATACCGTCTGTATTGCTACAGTGTCCAAATTTAGAAATAGTTGATTTGTCTTCCAACGAAATTTCGACTCTTTTGCCAGATTACTGTCAGCTATGGTGTAATAATGTCAAGGTCTTGTCATTAAAGAACAACAAGGTTAGATCGCTGAGAGACTTGTATCCGATTGTTTCTCAGTTGAAGGCTTTAACTATTTTGGAAATAGACGGAAACGAAATCCCACAGGAGGAACTTGATTGTGTGACCGCACACGTTCCTATGAATAACTATCCACCTGATGAATACTGGTTGTTAGCGTTACAAAAGTACTTCCAGGATTTTCCTCATTTTGGAGGACATAACGGTACCAAGATACCCCGTTCTGCTAAAAGAATGGGGTTTATAAATGCGGAAGAATCACCATCAGCAGCAGTGCAACCATCTCCTGCTCATGATCTGGAGCTCATGACCCATTCCAAGTATAATGATTACTTCAAAAGGCTCTCAGTACTTCCAGAAGAAATTCCAAATTCACAGCAGGCAGACGGCTCTTCTGAGGCACGGGTGTCTCACGAGGACTTAGTAGTAGGATGCCGAAAACTTTTATTTGCATTCACAGAGTGTTTGCAGAATGTTCGAAAGATTACTTCTTTATGCGCGGATAAGTCCGTGGCTGTAAATATGGTCTCATTACTGTACACGGTGCGTTCGCATATCGATAATTTAGTTGAGGTTTTAGAGCAGGCGGAGGACCCGGCTGATAGTCTTATTCATGACCAGCTGCTTGTAAATCTTTCTACGGGGATCATTTCCGTTTTCAAGCAGGTAATAGGACTGTTGAGGAAGAACTTCAATTCCTTTTTCCGTGCTAATGACATATGCTTTTCAAGGATGTTCTATATGACACTATTATGCTCCTATACGGAAATATTTAATGTTTGGAACCTGGTGGTTCCTGAAACAGTTCGGCGCAAGAAACCTACTGTGAATGCTAGACAAAGGTCATTTAGTGTCCAGGCTCTTCATAACTACAAACACTTACCTACCCGGCAGAGGTCAAATACCCTGCAGCGCGCGACGAATTTGACTCAGTCCTCATCAAACATGCCGACGCAGGCCCCTTTGATAAGTCAGTTGCCATTGAACTCACCTCCAAATTCTAAAAACGCTACACCTTCGATACCATCTACTGGTGTTACTTCATCGTTGGCAGGTACAACTAACATGGATTCAAGGTCTGATTCGTCTCCTCGTGCTCTGAGAACCGATTCACAAGTGCACTTACAAGCTTCGAAACGAAATATCGAGTCACAAGGTAACGATTCTCCTAATCAAAGTAACACGGCATTGGataataatattgatgCACAGCTCTACCACACCTTGAGAACGGTTGTGGGTATGGTTAACGTAGTATACTCACAATTAACCCAGGCGATACAGCTTTCAGCAATTGCAAGCACAACGGATGAACAACATGGCATTACACCTGCGATTGCTGCAAAAGTGAAGGAATTAACAGAGACGTGTTTTCAATCTATGGAACTTTCCAAAGGTCTGAAGGCTAGGTTAGCGTTAATAACTTCTTCAGATGTGGAACAATATAATACAACTGCCGAAAAGTTAACCACCTGGGAGTGCATTAATGCCTTCTTAAAATCTATTATCGCCATTTTGGCCAATACCAAGGTCATAATGAAGGACCTTCCAATATTAAACGAAGTTCGTCCAAACCTTGCGTCGTTGGCAAAAATTACTAAGGACGTTACCGTAATACTCGATATGAGTTCATACAAAATAGTCTCATCTGCTCAACCTCAACAGCCCCAGACACAATCTACACAGCCACCCCAGCAGCATCAATTTCAACAATCACAAAATAATGAAGAGGTTTCAGACTCTCACAATTCGTCGAATCCGTATACAATAATTACACCCCTTTCGACACCTTCATTAGTTACGAATCATACTTCCAACCCGTTTGATCAACTATGA
- the CYC3 gene encoding holocytochrome c synthase CYC3 (Syntenic homolog of Ashbya gossypii ADR382W; Syntenic homolog of Saccharomyces cerevisiae YAL039C (CYC3)): MGWFWADANFKRNSAANFASMETSSSPSKCPVMPTKNESSTSGCPVMPSKSETSTSGCPVIADDAPAHGINPLNNMPYSLDEVKQPGQKLDLSTSGTVSSIPKGTTDSQGNPEYWEFPSPQKMYNAMLRKGKIDPNTGEQIPEDAVESMVFVHNYLNEGCWEEILEWEKPYIEAANQAPKLWKFMGKPHQLTPRARCYHWLGMLFPSKFSSELPFDRHDWIVLRPDPNSVSGDHPGYRSVRYVIDFYGGPDDEHGLPTFHLDVRPGLDNLTNAKDRFRKWTQPVLDKYFPNDNRKI; this comes from the coding sequence ATGGGCTGGTTTTGGGCTGATGCCAATTTTAAACGTAATAGTGCGGCTAATTTTGCCTCTATGGAAACCTCTAGCTCGCCATCGAAATGCCCTGTAATGCCTACAAAAAACGAATCAAGCACATCAGGATGCCCTGTAATGCCTTCAAAATCCGAAACAAGCACGTCGGGATGTCCAGTTATTGCTGATGATGCTCCTGCGCACGGTATAAATCCCTTAAACAACATGCCATACTCTCTTGACGAAGTTAAGCAACCGGGACAAAAGTTGGATTTGTCAACTTCGGGAACCGTAAGCAGTATTCCAAAAGGTACAACAGACAGCCAGGGAAATCCAGAATACTGGGAATTTCCTTCACCACAAAAGATGTACAACGCGATGTTACGTAAAGGCAAAATAGATCCTAACACTGGCGAGCAGATACCTGAAGATGCGGTTGAATCAATGGTGTTTGTGCATAATTATTTGAACGAAGGTTGCTGGGAAGAGATTTTGGAGTGGGAGAAACCTTATATTGAGGCTGCAAACCAGGCTCCAAAGTTGTGGAAGTTTATGGGTAAGCCTCATCAGTTAACCCCTAGAGCTAGGTGTTACCACTGGCTGGGAATGTTGTTTCCATCTAAGTTCTCATCTGAATTGCCATTTGACAGACACGACTGGATTGTCCTTCGACCCGATCCTAACTCAGTTTCTGGAGATCATCCTGGTTACCGTAGTGTGCGCTATGTGATCGACTTTTATGGTGGTCCAGATGATGAGCACGGATTACCAACCTTTCATTTAGATGTTAGACCCGGTCTAGATAATCTCACAAACGCCAAAGATAGATTTCGCAAATGGACTCAACCTGTTTTAGATAAGTATTTCCCTAATGATAATAGAAAAATATAG
- the MSC6 gene encoding Msc6p (Syntenic homolog of Ashbya gossypii ADR383C; Syntenic homolog of Saccharomyces cerevisiae YOR354C (MSC6)) translates to MLLTRRLGRNVFLNARRWQSSSAGTRVSYKSPLRELGSILNEEFKKKSDSWDIFCKLKTEMDKVQMDDTARMRSEDLTEVLSKLLGQACMEVTDHVKVKSLPPHPNEVLQTLIDYKLARRFHFEMVMKHSVNSGKPQDVLTQWVNYLEWGNDPSQPRARKAGNFIIDDVIVAYVMLEPNPEFSTILKLTQLENEVHRFTFPDPERVFRNFSIPEKSRDQVRNGLESLLRQAIVDYKKDFLEKILPVIRNENLAPMCDRYMNLGVPLDADIISAFIRKLSALDKAVTAISYFKKFTDNNKGDVPLVLRNSLLEAVSMLRSPNNPSLRLKRVEAIWNTYIKPFEPIDDTSYQQAIKSFIKIRAFDVLDNFWKMDIPKNVKTNPELQQLFLQGLAENPAYPIDRLKKQLPSSITNVDLANAFLLKLVRSGETSTEFNSYYEKLFKGKELIPDRRTLAIRMYAAYNGAPEKEEFNYFDAVKFPTEYLHDVVDEFLVICRQPEPVRHLYKSCKGTSLKSSLIGKFIDFEFTKGDWQTAEAIFAEYFSAIKVKSRLDRHILDPMLINFSRLLTVTKDINYFLKIELYWKLSKTIHNDVGYLGMFSVLDAVSSLVNKGIKLTPKHLAFVNEEILPEFSRMDLRRISQKHARSFESLKKSTDIIIPKELEGRV, encoded by the coding sequence ATGTTGCTTACAAGGCGCCTAGGACGGAACGTGTTTTTAAACGCCAGGCGATGGCAATCAAGTTCGGCGGGAACGAGGGTTAGTTACAAATCGCCGTTGAGAGAGTTGGGGAGTATACTAAATGAGGAGtttaagaagaaaagcGACTCATGGGATATATTCTGCAAGTTAAAGACCGAAATGGACAAGGTTCAGATGGATGATACGGCCCGGATGCGTTCTGAAGACCTGACTGAAGTGCTATCGAAGCTGTTAGGACAGGCTTGCATGGAGGTTACGGATCACGTCAAGGTTAAGTCTTTACCTCCGCATCCAAATGAAGTGCTCCAGACCCTAATTGACTACAAATTGGCGCGCAGATTCCATTTTGAAATGGTTATGAAGCACAGTGTAAATTCGGGAAAACCTCAGGATGTCTTAACACAGTGGGTGAACTACCTGGAGTGGGGAAACGATCCATCACAACCTAGAGCCAGAAAAGCGGGTAACTTTATCATTGACGATGTTATTGTTGCGTACGTTATGTTGGAACCTAACCCGGAGTTCAGCACGATATTAAAGCTTACGCAACTTGAGAATGAGGTGCATCGTTTCACCTTCCCTGACCCTGAGAGAGTTTTCCGCAACTTCTCTATTCCAGAGAAAAGCAGGGATCAGGTACGCAATGGACTTGAGAGCCTCTTACGCCAGGCAATTGTGGACTACAAGAAGGATTTCTTGGAAAAGATACTGCCTGTGATAAGGAACGAGAACCTTGCTCCTATGTGTGACAGGTATATGAATTTGGGAGTTCCATTGGATGCAGATATTATTTCAGCATTCATAAGGAAATTATCTGCCCTTGATAAGGCAGTAACTGCTATTAGCTACTTCAAGAAATTTACTGATAACAATAAAGGCGACGTGCCTCTTGTGTTGCGTAATAGTTTGCTAGAAGCAGTTTCTATGCTGCGATCACCTAATAATCCCTCATTGCGGTTAAAAAGAGTTGAGGCCATTTGGAATACATACATTAAACCTTTTGAACCAATTGATGACACTTCCTACCAACAAGCAATCAAGTCTTTTATTAAAATTCGTGCATTTGATGTTTTGGATAATTTCTGGAAAATGGATATCCCTAAAAATGTTAAAACTAACCCCGAACTACAACAATTGTTCCTACAAGGTCTCGCAGAAAATCCTGCATATCCAATTGACCGTCTAAAGAAGCAGCTTCCTTCATCCATCACAAATGTTGATCTTGCGAATGCTTTCCTCTTGAAACTAGTCAGAAGTGGTGAGACTAGTACGGAGTTTAATTCATATTATGAGAAATTGTTTAAGGGTAAAGAGCTAATCCCAGATAGAAGAACTTTGGCAATTAGAATGTATGCTGCTTACAACGGCGCACCGGAAAAAGAAGAGTTTAATTACTTTGATGCGGTCAAGTTTCCAACGGAGTATTTGCATGATGTTGTAGATGAGTTTTTGGTTATTTGCAGACAACCCGAACCAGTCAGACACCTATACAAATCTTGTAAAGGAACATCGTTGAAGAGTTCACTAATTGGAAAATTCATTGACTTTGAGTTTACTAAAGGTGATTGGCAAACTGCAGAGGCCATCTTTGCCGAATACTTTTCAGCGATTAAAGTGAAGTCAAGACTCGACAGGCATATCTTGGATCCAATGCTAATTAATTTTTCCAGACTGCTCACTGTAACAAAGGATATTAACTACTTCTTGAAGATTGAACTGTACTGGAAACTTTCGAAAACGATTCACAATGATGTTGGATATTTGGGAATGTTTTCCGTATTGGATGCGGTTTCCAGTTTAGTCAATAAGGGAATCAAGTTGACTCCTAAGCATTTGGCATTTGTTAATGAAGAGATACTGCCAGAGTTCTCAAGGATGGACCTACGCAGAATCAGTCAAAAGCATGCAAGATCTTTTGAATCGTTAAAAAAGTCGACTGATATTATCATTCCCAAGGAACTTGAAGGAAGAGTATAA
- the CLN3 gene encoding cyclin CLN3 (Syntenic homolog of Ashbya gossypii ADR384W; Syntenic homolog of Saccharomyces cerevisiae YAL040C (CLN3)): protein MDSNYTSSEKLSVAQLASVRRSVWNEKASHPRLLKMEMAAHRSTCQEYNINILKHLINLENQTRPSWESFKSQPEMTLQMRTLIFDFIMCCHTRLELSPSTLFLCYNIIDRYRSKVVVGSSTCQLLGLTALWLASKFADKKPRIPSLQSLCCHQYTKQQFKEMELHILKSLDWSACSAPTHDSFVDILLNTKLGKLDFENLDLNDLKYGATILCELSCFDPHLNYNYNSSAIALASVTIITCALKLQTYGKFQSYKTCTDDPNLVAICNKLMMQLQFEESLPSSFNMKYATRAGSLQSNSIMHALFQYYKRLIAEQKRNFLEGATLLQPPPITSSSNPDVLGSKNRYPKYRGDSPSINSSPGHNNASPTRAHTAKNFVPLTPTTPNSLASSTKQAEDSSSSPYASTKSIATCVSSTKRPRPIFQSGISSIRPHTQFQPGHKKRNSSVMDIDFFEIDQVSVKRLH from the coding sequence ATGGACTCTAATTATACATCCAGCGAGAAGCTGTCAGTGGCACAGCTGGCTTCGGTCCGAAGATCTGTCTGGAATGAAAAAGCGTCCCATCCTCGTCTGCTAAAGATGGAAATGGCTGCCCACCGGTCGACGTGTCAAGAGTACAACATTAACATACTAAAGCATTTAATCAACTTAGAGAATCAAACGAGGCCGTCCTGGGAGAGCTTTAAATCGCAGCCGGAAATGACACTGCAGATGCGGACTCTAATTTTCGATTTTATCATGTGCTGCCATACACGGCTAGAACTTTCACCATCTACGCTTTTCCTATGCTATAACATTATCGATAGATACCGGTCCAAGGTTGTTGTCGGATCATCTACCTGTCAGTTATTAGGTTTAACAGCACTATGGCTGGCATCCAAGTTTGCTGATAAGAAGCCTCGGATTCCCAGCCTTCAAAGCCTCTGCTGTCATCAGTATACAAAACAGCAGTTTAAAGAAATGGAGCTACATATTCTGAAGAGTTTGGACTGGTCGGCGTGTTCTGCTCCAACTCATGATTCGTTTGTAGATATTTTATTGAACACGAAACTAGGAAAACTCGATTTCGAGAACTTGGACCTCAACGATCTGAAGTATGGTGCTACAATTCTTTGTGAACTGTCATGCTTCGACCCACACCTCAATTATAACTATAATTCTAGTGCCATTGCGTTAGCAAGTGTTACGATTATTACGTGCGCGTTGAAGCTGCAAACATACGGCAAGTTCCAAAGCTACAAAACTTGTACTGACGATCCAAACCTTGTTGCAATTTGCAATAAGCTAATGATGCAGTTGCAATTTGAAGAGTCTCTACCATCTAGTTTTAACATGAAATATGCAACAAGGGCTGGTAGTTTACAATCAAATTCAATCATGCATGCTTTATTTCAATATTACAAGAGATTAATTGCTGAACAAAAACGTAATTTCCTTGAGGGCGCCACACTATTGCAGCCTCCTCCAATTACAAGTTCATCTAACCCCGATGTTCTCGGTTCCAAGAATAGATATCCTAAGTACCGTGGGGACTCACCATCTATTAACTCTTCGCCTGGTCACAACAACGCATCGCCGACAAGAGCTCATACTGCCAAAAACTTTGTGCCTCTAACTCCTACTACGCCCAATTCCCTCGCATCGAGCACAAAGCAGGCAGAAGACTCGTCTTCATCTCCTTACGCATCTACTAAATCAATAGCTACATGTGTGTCGTCTACTAAAAGACCCCGTCCTATTTTCCAATCGGGAATTTCCTCAATCAGACCACATACCCAATTCCAACCAGGTCATAAAAAGAGAAATTCATCAGTCATGGATATCGATTTTTTTGAAATAGATCAAGTTTCAGTGAAAAGATTACATTAG
- a CDS encoding HDL200Wp (Syntenic homolog of Ashbya gossypii ADR385W; Syntenic homolog of Ashbya gossypii NOHBY447; No homolog in Saccharomyces cerevisiae; Syntenic homolog of Kluyveromyces lactis KLLA0C13035g), with the protein MPKRVAEEQEEGEIKRVTDLDAKISGSYEGYVPEEEVTSIEVIEEPINDLEKQKFYDRYVLGRRPCKIKMRDDKFFDWNRLRSGNLLNSLSGDQIVQVENKVDGGFGSGTKRLKMPFKEFLQRLSNGARDIYLTTQYEEDNSGDDSESDDDFEETNHKMGDVTNDEQAAIRSKVSTRPVADSGEETEHSETFITALDHVPSDNESDFIDSHDDFDELAEDSPVTTLSTGPLYEREIIQRIHELYQPPLTTIAGKLPTGVPFLSPLLTQQINMWIGSTAKDTDDSFFTENFNPKDEKLGFGRRVPGGGSSSGLHHDHADNIYIPIEGRKRFTVFSPADAMKMYTVGEIEKVFLTGVINYKRNERAPLWRALRDDGAIITEVAAHRLEVEADSLSEEEAEQLRALIASENNTEDLPKPSDPPHFSKIPSAVLHMDEIKDQELKDKIHQQVQNRWPLLKKANRIYIDVQPGEMLWLPCGWFHEVTSFGNSDNNSHVAVNYWFIPPNGKSMEYPYTASDRYWTLDYERTKIALSHYCKDAHQM; encoded by the coding sequence ATGCCAAAGCGTGTTGCCGAAGAGCAAGAGGAAGGCGAAATTAAACGAGTAACGGACCTTGATGCCAAGATCTCGGGCAGCTATGAAGGTTACGTACCGGAAGAGGAAGTTACTTCCATAGAGGTAATAGAGGAGCCAATAAATGACTTAGAAAAACAAAAGTTTTATGACCGTTATGTTTTAGGGCGTAGGCCATGTAAGATTAAGATGCGTGATGACAAATTTTTTGACTGGAATCGTTTAAGAAGCGGCAATTTGTTAAATTCTTTATCAGGTGATCAGATAGTTCAAGTAGAGAACAAGGTTGATGGAGGCTTTGGAAGTGGAACCAAACGTTTGAAAATGCCTTTTAAGGAATTTTTACAGCGCCTAAGCAATGGTGCTCGTGACATATATCTTACAACACAATACGAAGAAGATAATTCAGGTGACGACTCGGAATCTGACGATGACTTCGAGGAAACTAATCACAAAATGGGCGATGTTACGAACGATGAACAGGCTGCTATTCGAAGCAAAGTATCAACACGTCCTGTTGCTGATAGCGGTGAGGAGACAGAGCACAGTGAAACATTCATTACCGCCCTTGATCATGTGCCCAGTGACAATGAGAGTGACTTCATCGACTCGCATGATGATTTTGATGAACTAGCTGAAGACAGTCCTGTTACCACTTTATCTACAGGTCCTCTGTATGAACGTGAAATCATACAAAGAATTCATGAACTTTATCAGCCGCCCTTAACTACAATTGCTGGGAAATTGCCTACAGGAGTACCATTTCTTTCCCCACTTCTGACACAACAGATTAATATGTGGATTGGCTCAACAGCAAAAGACACGGATGATAGCTTCTTTACAGAAAATTTTAATCCTAAAGATGAAAAATTAGGTTTTGGAAGGCGTGTTCCAGGTGGTGGCAGCTCTTCCGGACTTCATCATGATCATGCTGATAATATCTACATTCCAATTGAGGGCCGCAAGCGTTTTACAGTATTTTCTCCAGCTGATGCTATGAAAATGTATACTGTGGGTGAAATAGAAAAAGTATTTCTAACAGGCGTTATCAATTACAAACGTAACGAGCGTGCGCCATTGTGGAGAGCATTAAGAGATGACGGGGCTATCATTACAGAAGTTGCCGCTCATCGTCTAGAGGTCGAAGCTGATTCGCTATCTGAAGAAGAGGCAGAACAACTTCGCGCTCTAATAGCAAGTGAAAATAACACTGAAGACTTACCAAAACCAAGCGACCCTCCCCACTTCTCTAAGATCCCAAGCGCCGTCCTACACATGGACGAGATTAAAGATCAAGAGCTAAAAGACAAGATACACCAACAGGTACAAAATCGTTGGCCACTCCTTAAAAAGGCTAACAGAATCTACATTGACGTTCAACCTGGTGAGATGCTTTGGTTGCCTTGCGGCTGGTTCCACGAAGTCACATCGTTTGGCAACTCAGATAATAATAGTCACGTGGCTGTTAACTATTGGTTTATCCCTCCAAATGGTAAATCAATGGAGTACCCCTATACTGCTAGTGATCGTTATTGGACGCTAGACTACGAACGTACCAAAATTGCTTTGTCACATTACTGTAAAGATGCCCACCAGATGTAG